A region of Granulibacter bethesdensis DNA encodes the following proteins:
- the secE gene encoding preprotein translocase subunit SecE: MATSPAKFLRDVRSEVSKVTWPSRKETLVTTGLVFAMATLAAAFFFVIDQLAGLGISLTFASGG; encoded by the coding sequence GTGGCGACCAGTCCGGCGAAATTCCTGCGCGATGTGCGCAGCGAGGTGTCGAAGGTCACCTGGCCCTCCCGCAAGGAGACGCTGGTGACGACCGGTCTGGTGTTCGCAATGGCGACCCTGGCGGCGGCGTTTTTTTTCGTGATCGATCAGCTTGCCGGACTTGGTATCAGCCTGACATTCGCGAGCGGGGGTTGA
- the nusG gene encoding transcription termination/antitermination protein NusG: protein MAKRWYVVHVYSGFEKKIAQQIRETAVQNGLIDHFDEILVPSEEVVELRRGQKVNAERKFFPGYVLVKMELTDDTWHLVRDTPRVTGFLGSRTRPSPISEAEADRILRQAQEGVERPRPAVLFEVGEQIRVADGPFTSFNGVVEEVDEEKGRVKVSVSIFGRSTPVELEYGQVEKI from the coding sequence ATGGCCAAGCGTTGGTACGTGGTCCACGTCTATTCCGGTTTTGAAAAAAAGATCGCCCAGCAGATCCGGGAAACAGCCGTTCAGAACGGCCTGATCGATCATTTCGACGAAATTCTGGTGCCGTCGGAGGAAGTGGTCGAGCTTCGCCGTGGCCAGAAGGTCAATGCCGAGCGCAAATTCTTCCCCGGCTATGTGCTGGTGAAAATGGAGCTGACCGACGACACCTGGCATCTGGTGCGCGATACGCCGCGCGTCACGGGGTTCCTCGGCAGCAGAACCCGCCCGTCCCCGATTTCGGAGGCCGAAGCGGACCGCATCCTGCGGCAGGCCCAGGAAGGGGTGGAGCGTCCCCGTCCCGCCGTGCTGTTCGAGGTCGGCGAGCAGATTCGCGTGGCCGATGGTCCCTTCACCAGCTTCAACGGCGTGGTCGAGGAAGTGGACGAGGAAAAGGGCCGCGTGAAGGTCAGCGTCTCCATCTTCGGTCGTTCGACGCCGGTGGAGCTGGAATACGGGCAGGTCGAGAAGATCTGA